The DNA sequence GTAAGGGTAAGTAATAAGATTCTTAATGTtggtaaaaataatatacattttgATTTTAGTTCCTAGACAATTCGTGAGAACAGGACTGTCCGCAGCCTGAAGGGCTCTCTTCTTCATgtagtcaaatggaagtagctggtattggAAGCCCTAGCTCACTAGTGGCAGTAGTACTCCGCGAGAAATCGGACCTGTACTTTATAAAGTACAAGCTATAGCCGTCCGCTTcgttggacatttaaaattaacactatTATTGCTAacccccacaaacattctcattattaacgcccccgcaactggtgtagagagtccaacactcatataaatgttagcctatccattaagtacatgtattttctacatggataccaagtttcaagtcaatcggatgcacggttcagtagttataatggaacatccataaaaaccactgtagatttatatattagtatagataaatgccTGTCAAGTCAAGCTTGAAGTAACGCTTTGGGAAGAGCCCCAACAACTTACAACGTGTTTTGGACAATATGTCTACAACTCTAAAAACATAATATCGTAGACTAGATTATGCATTACTGCACACCAAAAGTAGTAGATTCCAAACATTACAATGATGATCCGAAAGTATAAAAGTAAGTCTTATCGCTCATACCATTTTAATCCAGTTAGCCGCTGAGTCAAATAATGTTGTGCAGACGAATTAGACAGATCGCGGttctattttttgtaaattttaattgggagctaatttaaaaaaatataacatatatTCAACAAGATATTCCCTCAATTTCATATATTATaagtcattattattttcttattcagatcttgataatatttaaataggaCATAAAGAGATACactagttttaaatttaagaaaatcatcaaaatcgttTTTCCTTGAAAAAGCTTTGAGAACAAAAAATACTAGCAAAATAAGAATCTTTTGAAATAggttaaaaaatagttttaaatttattacattaccTTCGAGTGCTGCATATTGAAAATGACATAAAATCGATTGACGGCAttatatgaaatatattattgaGCATGTTAAATATGCACATATTATAATGAATACCGATTTACGTGAAGTATTCTTTTTctgaacatttttaatatattagtgAGAACTACCTATATGTATAGCGTATGTAAAATTAATtgagaattttattaaattactagctgacccggcagacttcgtagtgcctcaatcgataaataaaagacttcaacttctgtataaaataaacttaaaacaaacaaaaggaatccgtccgacaggggacacatcgaagaaaaaacaaaattgctatttttatttaattccgagcattttacatatttatttacctttaaaccttctctggactttcacaaataattcaagaccaaaattagccaaatcgttctagccgttctcgagttttagcgagacttacgaacagctattcatttttatatatatctatgAATTATTTACGCCggtaatataatatagataataaataagcgTCAGGCGTTCCTCGTTACGAGAACACAAACATACCTTGACGGTTCTGAGCGCGCCGTGGGCCGCATCCTCCACCCAGACCTTGACGCCGTCGCGCTCGTACTCGAGGGTCCAGCCGCGGTCCGAAGCCAGCAGACTCTTCAGGGTTTCGAAGTCGGAGTCGTCGGCCACGCGGGCTTCACCGCGCGCCCATCCCGCGGCGCCCATTCGAGCCCGTACATCACCGAGTGACTACCTCTCGCAACTGTTCCGTGGGGGCTAGTCGATTTACACGCATGCGCATAATCGTGACGCCGCCATCTTATATTAATCTCAGGATACACGGGaagaaattgaatttatttttcacagCTCCTTCCTTTAGTTCAAACAATTTCACGGTATACTAACATTGTCTTTTACATGAGAATAAGTAAGGAACCATCGAATATTTTTGATTTCTTCTTTGATTCTTTATCTGCGACTTTATTTTTGATTGAGTGTTAAtcataaatcaatatttttttaaattatcgagATGTAATTATGatatttacctacataaaaataaacattttctattttacaaattTAGTTTAACATCTATTAATACTTCGCACCATAAAATAAGTGCAATAGTGACAAATTCCATAGAGAGAATATAGTGTAGACAAACGCTTATAGAAAACACAACCAATCAAAAGCCTTTGTcagttttttaattactttcttTTGGTATgataaattgtttataaattttacgTACGGCGAGGTGATCATTTTGcttcaaaaacattaaattgtgGGCTTTAATGGCTTTTATATCGATTTTCAGGATCGCGAATGTACAAGAGGATTTTTCACGTTAAACAAAAACGGACAAGTGCGAAGCCCGTAATACGCTTAATAAATCCTTTTGTTTTCGAAATAATCGTGGCTGGCTTATGggtctattccaactacgctcAGACGGGTAGGGGGAGATCACGGGTgtcaacctttttttattttttcggaCCGGTGGCCGGtggttttgaagtcgttgtggcctaaaggataagacgtccggtgcattcgtatgtagcgatgcaccggtgttcgaatcccgcaggcagctaCAATTTTTTCTGATCAATTATgtgcttaacaaatgttcacgattgacttctacggtgaaggaataacatcgtgtaataaaaattgaaaccaGCAgcattataatttgggtaattaggacgtcttgtgagtccgcacgggtgatttatgccgtgaaacagtaatgcgtttcagcttgaagcgTTGAATActttcgaactcatatctcgaggttggtggcagcatttacgttgtgatgagCTCAGGTAACCACTTCTAAGCcacttctaataaaaaaaaagattctgcgaagcactactctgactagggctagtgttagcaagttctctcaggttgacaCCCGTGAaaatctgcagatcgtcaagtcccacataccccgcgcgccccctaggcgcgggtacctcgtaggttttttattttttatttttattgcttagatggatggacgagctcacagccgagagaaactcagtcggctatgtctatggactaGGTTGCAGGTCGATCTCTGAGATGAAGCTCTTTCGCCTAATACAAGATACTTGGATACGGGGATACTTGAAGTAGTATCTGGTATTCGAATTATATATGAACTAAAACATGAAAGGCTGATGATGGAAAAATGaaagatgatgatgaaatgaTTATTATCCATAGGAATCTTAAGGAAGCTTGAAAGATTatcttaagaaaaaaaactatgtatattctattaaataaaagtttattattatattaaaagtaaCATATTTCAtcttaaatcaaaataattacaatttactGTGCAATAGATGTCTTAACCGAATAGATCACAAATAGCTATGATTGTAGTTAGGTACcaaatgaaataacaaaaaattaaaatcaacctAATTATCACATTTTaccaaataacaatttaattagcAGACTTTCATTAATAAATTCGTTCGCggcttcaattcaattaaaagttCTGGCTTATTTTAGCCACACAATTTTCCAATTGACAAAAAGGATCGTCAGAAAACAAATTAACTCAACAATCACACACTAAAATGATTTTAGGCTACTTCAATTAATCAGGTTCACATTAGCGTCGGTACCAGCTAGAACATCGAGAAACGTCCGTGTGTTTTCATGAAGACGAATTCAATCTGGCACGGTAGTGTTTATGTGAAGAAACTCATTACGATCAAAAATCTATTTGGCCTTGCATTATCTTTACGAAATATCACCTTTTATTTTGAAGGTATCTTCTTACAGcattaaaaaggaaaaaaacagcTTCATGTCAATCAGTTCGAATAGATCAATGTTTTCCAATTAAATCGATCGAGGTagcttcaaaaaaaaatcattctgagaagtgtttgtttatttatgtctAAAATGTTAAATGAATTGAATGATAGCCCCACATTTTTGTCGAAGCAATTGCGCTCCAGATTTGAATACGCAATCTGtacgcttagtgcgagttttctaacTTTCTCGATAACGCAAAAGTTAACCTAAATTTATATAGAGTGAGAATGTTTACCTACGCGtgccgctagggacgctgttccaactgcatacacattaaacttttacgctatcgggaacgttaaaaaactcgcactaagcacacagttctgTTTCGAGGAGACCGAATCGAAAGTCTAGCTGAAGCTCACAGTGGAATTTAGCAGCTGCTAATATCAGGCAGAGAGCCCTGGCAGTGGTTCTTCCAACCGTACCAGGCATCGAAGCGGTGACGTTTGTAAATTTTCTTAGCGCATTTCGCTGCCTTAGTGATGTCGTCAGTCAGGAGGTCTGAAAAAAACAAACGTTCATTCCGGTATTAAATTTTTTCCGTAATTACTAgtacttcaaaaaatattatttccgaGAACAAGTTTCAAAAAAGGGTACTATGTCCAGCAAAAGTGCATGAACAATTCCAAAGCGAAATCCTATAACGCGAGAATCGGCGCCATCTATGTGTTCGAAGTGTATttaacagcgccatctagtaaATTTTTTGCGGACACCTTACAATACCGTCACCAcaagggccctgaaactgcgatactttaagacaaatattttttgtatggaaaccagcgacatcttgtagcagaTGCCCCTAAGCTTATAttttgtataactaaacacagaaaataaaaaaaatataaatcatacaaatcattatttgttatagaaaaaatgattaaattttatcaatctgTGGTTTCTGGAAATGTACAAAATAGTATAGGTacataatatgttactgccatgtACAGGACGAATGaggaactaatcgaagcgaatcCAACTAGTGGCCGacacccgtaaacatttttgttgagtataattaacttttaaacattgtgaaaatataatatattgacaataactgttttgtacataaatgataggcagtaaccatattcgatgcgcaaaaaaaatatatttctaggtctattaaaatcatttcaatcctacagctactagctagattatactacagctagattcgttaaaataaattttgttttcagatatttcaactttaaattagtctactgtaaagttcacgcattgtcgcttagtcacgtttgcctttcaagcgtcgatatggatTTGCATATGAAACACTTACCGGAGCACTTAACGTTGCAGTCTTTGCCTGGACTGGCGCCTTTGCTGCACCAGTACCGGTCGTTGATCTGGAACAATCCGTAGTCCTTCGAGCCGTTACGGTTCGTGTTCGTCTTGGATGTGTCACGGCTGCTCTCGTGCTCGACCAGACATACCCCTGTTTAAAAATGTGGTTATATTTATTGATAAACAACGTGACATTTATTCTATCAATACCAGCGGTAGGGGAACCgaggtaaattaccccaaatggggtaaaatgaaattttggggtgtaaaaatgaaacttttgtgagtaaaaagtatatattgaagtgaaacttctttagaatcgttgtgatttcgaacacgatgaaacgaaatgaaaagaaaggatttttttttttttttttcaaaattattatggGTACTACAATATggaagatgctaaaaagaagcgattccgttattttttattcttcgccatggggtaatatcaacttacacaaaaatattttgaggtaatacataattaaaaaagttcctcgACCGCTGATCTATA is a window from the Bombyx mori chromosome 12, ASM3026992v2 genome containing:
- the Lzm gene encoding lysozyme precursor translates to MQKLIIFALVVLCVGSEAKTFTRCGLVHELRKHGFEENLMRNWVCLVEHESSRDTSKTNTNRNGSKDYGLFQINDRYWCSKGASPGKDCNVKCSDLLTDDITKAAKCAKKIYKRHRFDAWYGWKNHCQGSLPDISSC